The Diospyros lotus cultivar Yz01 chromosome 15, ASM1463336v1, whole genome shotgun sequence genome has a window encoding:
- the LOC127791693 gene encoding uncharacterized protein LOC127791693: MHFGNVTTNRAESAHAKLKRHLGSSQGDLESSWTIINSLIELQHVEIKGSFEKSLMLVQHNFKPAIFRELRGVISRSALNMVLMQSQLAYKIGIDKVSCGCVIRSTYGLPCAHEIAEFMVQGRPIPLSTVHPHWTRLQLVQSAYDGVSSQVTIEPEIESIYKMFYSEPEPGKQVLKKKLREIVNPDTTSLQPPTMKVRTKGRPTSKKKIQIDTSTKRDPSLFEIVQSSQDSRSLATWISKRNTNRLKGYDDCFPPQIQPFLHNIVNVESDGHCGFRAIAGLLVASKYNVVLVHLSRIQCLTYLPLRSIPPPAVQHRMITIGFVNDCHFVQVFLKPRSPIPPVALNWYRFRCDNARDWETPYISRIQAFLSLVGQDVATQEVFDLSDT; encoded by the exons ATGCATTTTGGCAACGTTACTACGAACAGGGCTGAGAGTGCACATGCAAAGTTGAAGAGACATCTTGGATCTTCTCAAGGTGACTTAGAGTCATCATGGACAATTATCAACAGTCTTATTGAGTTACAACATGTAGAGATTAAGGGGTCGTTTGAAAAAAGTTTAATGTTGGTGCAACATAACTTCAAGCCAGCAATTTTTAGAGAATTGCGAGGTGTTATATCGAGAAGTGCATTGAATATGGTACTAATGCAGTCGCAACTTGCTTATAAAATTGGGATAGACAAAGTTTCATGTGGATGTGTGATTAGAAGCACATATGGTTTAccttgtgcacatgaaattgcAGAGTTCATGGTACAAGGACGGCCAATTCCTTTGTCAACTGTGCATCCTCATTGGACAAGGTTGCAGTTAGTGCAGTCAGCTTATGATGGTGTGTCATCGCAGGTAACGATTGAGCCAGAAATAGAgagtatatataaaatgttttattcaGAACCGGAGCCAGGGAAGCAAGTATTAAAGAAAAAGTTGAGAGAAATAGTTAATCCAGACACAACTTCACTACAACCACCAACCATGAAAGTTAGGACGAAGGGTAGGCCAACATCGAAGAAGAAAATTCAGATTGATACATCCACCAAACGTGATCCGTCCTTATTTGAAATAGTTCAATCTAGTCAAGACAGTAGATCCCTAGCAACATGGATATCCAAGAGAAACACCAACCGACTCAAGGGGTATGATGATTGTTTCCCACCACAAATACAACCGTTCTTGCATAATATTGTTAATGTAGAATCAGATGGACATTGTGGATTTCGCGCGATAGCAGGGTTACTTG TTGCTTCAAAATACAATGTCGTATTGGTGCATTTGTCACGGATCCAGTGTCTTACATATCTTCCACTTAGATCGATCCCTCCTCCAGCAGTACAACACAGGATGATTACTATAGGATTTGTgaatgattgtcattttgtgcag GTATTCCTTAAGCCAAGGTCACCAATTCCTCCCGTCGCACTGAATTGGTACAGATTTCGATGTGATAATGCACGTGATTGGGAAACGCCATACATATCCAGAATTCAAGCATTTTTATCTCTAGTAGGTCAAGATGTGGCAACACAGGAAGTTTTTGACTTATCTGACACATGA
- the LOC127791692 gene encoding protein MAIN-LIKE 1-like: MVAPSRLMKAAMAAAIVAAKVGEEGSETPAPRGAAVSETPAPRGMARTRGGGVEGARQRPTASTRRRRRVEGHDGHSVADTSISEAHISEQPGTLDSSPPSPPEQPSTSAPDDTTELFLGGPEDPSILKSFKNHVAVSIWAGEERGVLKCNSHGQRIPDWPLANQQRIYDIVVRSQLAPLIESTYRFVNPTVVSAFSERWQPETNTFHLPFGEMTLTLDDVATILKIPVAGSPVSVPHLTGNEAQNLLCRLLGVSVVEAAGQIAETRGPYVKLDWLRITFMNVPNSAPDEEMYNASRAYLLFLLGCTLFVDKSGSMISISYLALLEDLSISGTYAWGAACLAYLYRQLGIASRRDVKGICGYLTLLEAWIYEHFPLTRSKHNLSYTDELPRAHRWLPVREYDSLQSLRERLDDLIEDQVIWTPYRRHRAQHPLHEIAFFSGCLKCGGVIEPYHPERVLRQFGHRQNIPPPPLSPIEAKRGRATTTYKVIYDFINDSWSRWDFHLLPAHRRGGLALVPWECSEDYLAWYHRITHRVIQNPTNRSGFDRGDHDRVTLADVRIMASLSPLRQVISGGSTQDVDAWRRACLQVYDILTIRTGSSSTGSHAYTVFREAPSSMVRTPTVVTSPPAVNINPPPTSSDPHYPAPSPPQETRKRTDRD, translated from the exons ATGGTGGCACCATCGCGGCTGATGAAGGCGGCCATGGCGGCTGCCATCGTCGCCGCTAAGGTGGGGGAGGAGGGTTctgaaacccccgcaccgcgaggtgcggcgGTCTCAGagacccccgcaccgcgag GTATGGCACGTACTCGAGGAGGAGGAGTAGAGGGAGCTCGTCAGCGTCCGACAGCTTCcacgaggaggaggaggagggtagAGGGCCATGATGGTCATTCTGTGGCTGATACATCTATTTCAGAGGCGCACATTTCTGAGCAGCCAGGTACTTTGGACTCATCACCTCCTAGTCCTCCAGAGCAGCCATCTACTAGTGCTCCGGACGATACTACCGAACTATTTTTGGGAGGCCCTGAAGATCCATCCAttttaaagagttttaaaaatcatgttgctGTTAGCATATGGGCTGGAGAG gAAAGAGGTGTATTAAAGTGTAATAGCCATGGACAAAGAATTCCTGATTGGCCATTGGCAAATCAGCAACGTATTTATGATATTGTTGTAAGATCTCAGTTGGCACCTTTGATAGAATCCACGTATCGATTTGTGAATCCTACAGTTGTGTCAGCCTTTTCAGAGAGATGGCAACCTGAGACTAACACATTTCATCTACCATTTGGTGAGATGACACTTACGTTAGATGACGTTGCCACTATTCTGAAGATACCAGTTGCTGGCAGCCCTGTATCAGTCCCTCATTTGACAGGTAATGAAGCTCAGAATTTACTTTGTCGTTTACTTGGGGTCTCAGTAGTAGAAGCAGCAGGCCAGATAGCTGAGACTCGGGGACCGTATGTGAAATTAGATTGGCTGAGAATAACATTTATGAACGTACCAAATTCAGCTCCAGATGAAGAGATGTACAATGCTAGTAGGgcatatttgttatttttattaggttgtaCATTATTTGTGGATAAGAGTGGTAGCATGATTTCGATTTCCTATCTTGCATTGTTGGAAGACCTGAGTATATCTGGTACGTATGCATGGGGGGCTGCTTGTTTGGCATATTTATATAGGCAGCTAGGTATCGCGAGTAGAAGAGATGTCAAGGGAATCTGTGGATATTTAACATTACTTgag GCTTGGATATACGAACATTTTCCATTGACTAGAAGTAAACATAATTTATCATATACTGACGAGCTGCCTAGGGCTCATCGCTGGCTTCCTGTTCGTGAGTACGATTCTTTGCAATCTTTGCGAGAGCGACTTGATGACTTAATTGAAGATCAG GTCATATGGACACCATATAGGAGGCATCGTGCACAACACCCACTCCATGAGATTGCGTTCTTCTCCGGATGTCTTAAGTGTGGAGGCGTGATTGAGCCATATCATCCGGAGAGGGTTCTGCGACAATTTGGGCATAGGCAGAATATACCTCCACCTCCATTATCTCCTATTGAAGCCAAGCGGGGTAGAGCTACGACAACATATAaggtaatttatgattttatcaatgATAGTTGGTCTCGCTGGGATTTTCACTTATTGCCAGCACACCGTCGGGGTGGACTTGCCCTAGTGCCATGGGAGTGCAGTGAAGACTACTTGGCATGGTATCATCGCATTACACATCGAGTCATACAAAATCCTACAAATAGATCCGGGTTTGACAGAGGTGATCATGATAGAGTGACTCTTGCTGATGTG CGCATCATGGCATCACTATCTCCTCTTAGGCAAGTCATATCAGGTGGATCCACTCAAGATGTAGATGCGTGGAGACGGGCATGTCTTCAGGTATATGATATTTTGACTATTCGTACTGGGTCTTCTTCTACTGGGTCTCATGCATATACAGTATTTCGCGAAGCACCTTCTAGTATGGTACGAACACCGACGGTGGTTACATCACCTCCGGCAGTAAATATAAATCCACCACCTACGAGTTCAGATCCACATTATCCAGCCCCAAGCCCCCCTCAAGAGACAAGAAAAAGGACTGatagagattaa